In Notolabrus celidotus isolate fNotCel1 chromosome 22, fNotCel1.pri, whole genome shotgun sequence, one genomic interval encodes:
- the LOC117805835 gene encoding delta-like protein 4: MAVWFTSFLAIVMTLFTQVLGSGVFEIDLHHFQNTKGLLANGLSCSASGCRTYFRVCLKNFQTVVSPGKCLFGKVTTPVLGTDSFTMQLDARLRLPLNFTWPGAFSLVIEAWHSPAADPTGDTTNPELLISSFAIQRQLGIGPEWSPEVSSGTQCELRYSYRFICNDNYYGDTCSKICAPRDDHFGHYTCKPDGQIACLPGWKGEYCQEPVCLEGCNERNGNCTIPGECKCREGWQGLFCDVCKLHPSCKHGTCKEPWQCTCKEGWGGIFCDQDLNYCTHHKPCANGATCLNTGQGSYTCTCLPGFTGVNCDLEVRECDSQPCRNGGHCLDSEGGYRCVCLQGFEGTHCEHKMLTCADTPCFHGGRCRERDNGQSYVCECPAGYTGLNCEKKMDKCTSLQCANGGHCVIHGKLHECSCRSGFTGLRCEININECARNPCANGSTCIDRINDYTCTCPPGFTGRHCDKPTDRCASKPCLNGGTCTSTAKSLPSCICPAPYSGPQCQFDNVPSPNTPSPTIGWDSYDKLSLVAIILGVGLVAVSVLCCMVVVVIRHMRKQRKKEQDSETMNNLSKSEFHRENLISPLELKNNNKKIDLEVECPREKSNHKHINHYHMDYKSSSGYKDELSLLDKDEHCEKTIEEKKDLSRMYSERPEGRISTICSSRNSMYQSVFVLAEEKNECIIATEV, encoded by the exons ATGGCCGTTTGGTTCACCTCTTTCCTCGCAATAGTTATGACATTATTTACTCAG GTTCTGGGATCAGGTGTATTCGAGATAGATCTCCATCACTTTCAGAATACTAAAGGTTTGCTGGCAAATGGACTCAGTTGCAGCGCATCTGGCTGCAGGACTTATTTCAGGGTTTGTTTGAAGAACTTCCAGACGGTGGTGTCACCTGGAAAGTGTTTATTTGGCAAAGTCACCACACCTGTTCTGGGCACTGACTCTTTCACCATGCAGCTGGACGCCAGGTTGCGTTTGCCGCTCAACTTCACCTGGCCG GGTGCTTTCTCATTAGTTATTGAAGCCTGGCATTCTCCTGCAGCGGACCCAACTGGAG ACACCACCAACCCTGAATTGTTGATTAGTTCTTTTGCCATCCAAAGACAGTTGGGAATAGGGCCTGAGTGGTCCCCGGAAGTTTCTAGCGGGACGCAGTGCGAGCTAAGGTACTCATACCGGTTCATCTGCAATGACAATTACTACGGGGACACTTGCTCCAAAATATGCGCTCCGAGGGACGACCACTTTGGCCACTACACCTGCAAGCCTGACGGGCAAATAGCCTGTCTACCGGGATGGAAGGGAGAATACTGCCAAGAAC CTGTCTGTCTTGAGGGGTGTAACGAAAGAAATGGAAACTGCACCATACCTGGAGAGTGCAA ATGCAGAGAGGGCTGGCAGGGCCTCTTTTGTGATGTGTGTAAACTTCATCCGTCCTGTAAACATGGTACCTGTAAAGAGCCGTGGCAGTGCACCTGCAAGGAAGGCTGGGGAGGCATTTTTTGTGACCAAG ATCTTAATTACTGCACCCACCACAAACCCTGTGCCAATGGGGCCACGTGTCTGAACACAGGCCAGGGAAGCTATACCTGCACCTGTCTGCCAGGCTTCACCGGGGTCAACTGTGACTTGGAGGTCAGGGAGTGTGATAGCCAGCCCTGTCGCAATGGAGGCCACTGCCTG gactctgagggtggctataggtgtgtgtgtctgcaggggtTTGAAGGGACACACTGTGAACACAAGATGCTGACCTGCGCAGATACACCCTGCTTCCATGGTGGCAGGTGCAGAGAGAGGGATAATGGGCAAAGCTACGTGTGCGAGTGCCCTGCAGGATACACTGGACTTAACTGTGAGAAGAAAATGGACAAATGTACCTCGCTGCAATGTGCTAACG GTGGACATTGTGTGATCCACGGTAAACTCCACGAGTGCAGCTGTCGCTCAGGCTTCACAGGTCTGCGCTGTGAGATCAACATCAATGAATGTGCCAGGAACCCCTGCGCAAATGGCTCCACCTGCATAGACCGCATCAATGACTACACCTGCACCTGCCCCCCAGGGTTCACAGGCCGCCACTGTGACAAACCAACGGACCGCTGTGCCTCCAAACCCTGCCTGAACGGTGGGACCTGCACCTCTACAGCAAAAAGCCTACCCTCCTGCATCTGCCCCGCCCCTTACAGCGGCCCCCAGTGCCAGTTCGACAATGTGCCTTCACCCAACACACCCAGCCCCACCATAGGATGGGATTCATATGACAAGCTAAGCTTGGTGGCCATAATTCTGGGAGTAGGCCTGGTGGCTGTTTCGGTGCTTTGCTgcatggtggtggtggtaaTACGTCACAtgaggaagcagaggaaaaagGAGCAGGACTCAGAGACCATGAACAACCTCTCCAAGAGTGAATTTCATAGAGAGAACCTCATTTCCCCTCTGGAGCTCAAGAACAACAATAAAAAGATTGATCTGGAGGTGGAGTGTCCCAGGGAAAAGTCaaatcacaaacacatcaaCCATTACCACATGGACTATAAATCCTCTTCGGGGTACAAGGATGAACTGTCACTTTTGGACAAAGATGAACACTGTGAAAAGAcaatagaagagaaaaaagatttGAGTCGAATGTACAG TGAACGACCAGAGGGCAGAATATCAACAATATGTTCTTCCAGAAATTCAATGTACCAGTCTGTCTTTGTATTagcagaggagaaaaatgaATGCATCATTGCAACTGAG GTATAA